A genomic stretch from Setaria italica strain Yugu1 chromosome VII, Setaria_italica_v2.0, whole genome shotgun sequence includes:
- the LOC101763583 gene encoding protein PYRICULARIA ORYZAE RESISTANCE 21: MPTLIITVDLDCCRCSSKIQKVLCCIQERGEFVIEKIVYEKDKVLVSGPFDADKLSCKLCCKAGKIIKNIEVAKPPPPPPPKTEPPKPKPPPCKVICPYPCPYPCPQPGWPCSCPTPHCGCQPKPPPPEEKPKTPKPKPEPEPAPCKVIYPYPYPYPYPWPCNCPTPHCECQSKPPPTTPAPAPPPPEPPQPPACRCPTWPSCYCSGYPPYMPPPMPYPYPMVVCDDSPPYGACSIM, encoded by the exons ATGCCGACGCTCATCATCACCGTGGACCTCGACTGCTGCCGCTGTAGCAGCAAGATCCAGAAGGTTCTCTGCTGCATCCAAG AGCGCGGGGAGTTCGTCATCGAGAAGATCGTGTACGAGAAGGACAAGGTCCTCGTGTCGGGGCCATTCGACGCCGACAAGCTCTCCTGCAAGCTCTGCTGCAAGGCTGGAAAGATCATCAAGAACATCGAGGtcgccaagccgccgccgccgccgccaccaaaaACTGAACCACCAAAGCCCAAGCCGCCGCCATGCAAGGTGATATGCCCGTATCCGTGCCCATATCCATGCCCGCAACCAGGGTGGCCGTGCAGCTGCCCCACGCCGCACTGTGGATGCCAacccaagccgccgccgccagaagaGAAACCCAAAACTCCCAAACCCAAGCCCGAGCCAGAGCCAGCCCCATGCAAGGTGATATACCCATATCCGTATCCGTACCCATACCCATGGCCCTGCAACTGCCCCACCCCGCACTGTGAGTGCCAATCCAAGCCGCCACCGACCACCCCCGCACCAGCACCGCCTCCACCTGAGCCGCCACAACCGCCGGCGTGCCGGTGCCCGACGTGGCCGTCGTGCTACTGCAGTGGCTACCCGCCGTACATGCCGCCGCCCATGCCGTACCCGTACCCGATGGTCGTCTGTGATGACAGCCCGCCCTACGGCGCCTGCTCCATCATGTAA
- the LOC101764256 gene encoding protein PYRICULARIA ORYZAE RESISTANCE 21, translating to MGILVITVDLECCRCRAKITKVLNCLKEEFCIEKIEFEDKNKKVVVRGKFDAEKLCKKVWCKAGKFVKEIVIAEVWPMPPPPKPCKPCKEEPKSDPGKAAKPVKCDCDHCCKVKAEKCEPESCKPKTKPEQEKTKPPTAPKTEYKLVPYPYPYPLSYYPAMCPSWPRQCPPQQQCQGCQKPPPPPPPCSCSNHGSCGCHGTPPAWPTQPPVWPPPWGSSCNIVTEDNSCSVM from the exons ATGGGTATATTGGTTATCACGGTGGACCTGGAATGCTGCCGCTGCAGAGCCAAGATCACCAAGGTCCTGAACTGCCTCAAAG AGGAGTTTTGCATCGAGAAGATAGAGTTCGAAGACAAGAACAAGAAGGTAGTGGTGCGCGGGAAATTCGACGCCGAGAAGCTCTGCAAGAAGGTCTGGTGCAAGGCCGGCAAGTTCGTCAAGGAGATCGTCATCGCCGAGGTCTGGCCGATgccaccgccgcccaagcccTGCAAACCTTGCAAGGAGGAGCCAAAGTCTGACCCTGGCAAGGCCGCCAAGCCTGTGAAATGTGACTGTGACCATTGCTGCAAGGTGAAGGCTGAGAAATGTGAGCCTGAGTCTTGCAAGCCTAAGACTAAGCCTGAGCAAGAGAAAACCAAGCCTCCGACGGCGCCCAAGACAGAGTACAAGCTGGTGCCCTACCCGTACCCGTATCCGCTGTCGTATTACCCGGCGATGTGCCCGAGCTGGCCGCGGCAGTGCCCGCCTCAGCAGCAGTGCCAGGGCTGCCagaagccgccgccaccgccaccgccgtgcaGCTGTTCCAACCACGGCAGCTGCGGCTGCCACGGGACACCGCCAGCTTGGCCAACGCAGCCGCCGgtctggccgccgccgtggggcAGCTCCTGCAATATCGTCACCGAGGACAACTCGTGCTCCGTCATGTGA
- the LOC101780358 gene encoding protein PYRICULARIA ORYZAE RESISTANCE 21, giving the protein MPTVAITLDLSCGRCRSKIEKILCSIQERGKFVFDKVVYEKDKVLITGSFDAIELCCKLRCKAGCFVIKIDIVEEKKPPPPPPECPKVPKCCEKDPKKCCKKDPKCCKEEEPKCKPDPKCCKEEEPKCKPVVDSPKPVVDPKKPDPITCNKMIPFFPYPYPCPYPYPQPACPPPSCPTPPRPCECHICKPPPPPPPPPPCPKPPPVCPPPPPCPLPPVCHPQPPCPRPPCPCPPWTPCQCHYHYRDYCCEGSAHDGGSCALM; this is encoded by the exons ATGCCGACGGTAGCCATCACGCTGGACCTGTCATGTGGCCGCTGCAGAAGCAAGATCGAGAAGATCCTCTGCAGCATTCAAG AGCGTGGCAAGTTCGTCTTCGATAAGGTGGTGTACGAGAAGGACAAGGTTCTCATCACCGGGTCCTTCGACGCCATCGAGCTCTGCTGCAAGCTCCGCTGCAAGGCCGGCTGTTTCGTGATAAAGATCGACATCGTGGAGGAGAAaaagcctcctcctcctcctcccgagTGTCCAAAGGTTCCCAAGTGCTGCGAAAAGGATCCCAAGAAGTGCTGCAAAAAGGATCCCAAGTGCTGCAAAGAAGAAGAACCCAAGTGCAAACCGGATCCCAAGTGCTGCAAAGAAGAAGAACCCAAGTGCAAGCCCGTTGTTGATTCGCCCAAGCCCGTCGTTGATCCCAAGAAGCCCGATCCTATCACATGCAACAAGATGATCCCTTTCTTCCCATATCCGTACCCATGCCCTTACCCGTACCCGCAGCCGGCGTGCCCGCCGCCCAGCTGCCCTACGCCGCCGCGCCCCTGTGAGTGCCACATctgcaagccgccgccgccgccgccgccgccgccgccatgtcccAAGCCTCCACCGGTGTGTCCGCCACCTCCACCGTGTCCGCTCCCACCGGTATGTCATCCCCAACCTCCATGTCCGCGgccgccgtgcccgtgcccgccATGGACGCCGTGCCAGTGCCACTACCACTACCGGGACTACTGCTGCGAGGGGAGCGCACACGACGGCGGCTCCTGCGCTCTCATGTAA